AACGCCGTCAAGCGTGCACGCATCGTTGCCCTTCTGCCGTTCGTGAACCCCGAAGGTTGAACCTCGGGCGTTGAGCAACTCCATCCAACCCGGAGACACCGTCGCGGTTGTTCTCAAGGGTTCCCCACTCATCGGCCGTCTTCTGTCCATCAAGGGCAGCAAGGCGGTTGTTTCTTTTGGCGGTCAACGTCGGGATCAGGGCCTCCCCCTGCGAGACCTGATTGCTATCGATCCGGAGCATCTTTTCGATAACAGCGTTCTGCCCGCCCCCGAGCAGGTGCAGGACAGCGCCCCATCAGCCCGGGCTGTTGTCGAGGCCTGGCAGCTGTTGGAAACGGATCAACCGGGGGGAATGGCTCGACTCAGCCTCTGCGAACTGGGAGAGCTTGTACTAACACCCCTCAACCTCGAAGGTTTGGCAGCACTGTGGAGCTGGGTGCAGGGGTCCCAGCAGTTGTTCCGCTGGCGTCGAGACCGCTTGCTCCAACCGCTGACCCTCGAGGAGCGTGCCAGCCAGCGGCGCCAGCGCCGTTCTGAGCGCCAAGCGCAAAGGAAGGAAGAACGGCAGCTCGAGTTGCTCCGAACGGAGCGCAGTCTCACAACCGATGAACAAGCCGAGCTGGGGCAGATCTGGATCGAGCGCTTCAGCCATTGGATTCAGTTGCTGAAAGAGAATCCTGCGTCAGTCGGCTCAGACCTCGAGCTTCAGCAATGGTCTATCCCGTTGTCGATTGGGTCGGACGCCGCCGATCTGCGGCACTGGTTGATCGTGCGTGGATTGCTCGATCCCAATCAACCGATCGCCCTGAGAGGCAGCGTCTGGTCCCGCAGCTTTCCCACCGACCTGGAGGCGGAAGCGGAACGTCTCGTTGCGCTCTCTGATGAGGAGCAACCGGGGGATGAGCAACGCATCGACCTCACCCACCTGGCGACCTACAGCCTTGACGATGCGGGCACCCGTGAAATTGATGATGCGCTGTCGCTCGAGCGGCGAGATGGATGCGATTGGATCTGGATCCATATCGCTGATCCCAGTCGTCTCATTGGTGCCGACTCTCCACTCGATCTGGAGGCCCGACGACGGGCAACCAGTCTCTACCTCGCCGATGGGGTCATGCCGATGCTGCCCCTCGTGTTGGCAGCTGGCCCCCTCAGCCTTCGTGCCGGTCAGCGATGCGCTGCACTGAGTGTCGCCGTCAGGCTTGGGGACGATGGTGCGGTGGTAGAGCACCGCATTGCGCGCAGCTGGATTCGACCCCGCTACGGACTGACCTATGCCGACGGTGATGAGCTCATCGATTTGGCCCCCCCTGGCGATGAGGCTCTCTCGGATCTGTCTCGACTGTTGCTGCAGCGAATGCGCTGGCGTCGCTCCAACGGGGCTGTGATGTTTGACCGGCCGGAAGGACGCTTTCGCCGCTGCGATGAATCGCTGACACTGCAGGTGATTGACCCGTCACCCTCCCGCTTGATGGTGAGTGAAGCGATGCTTCTGATGGGGGCAGTTGTGGCCAGCTTTGGGCAACAGCACGATCTCCCGCTCCCCTACCGCAGTCAACCTGCAGCGGAGTTGCCCTCCAGCGATGAACTCGATCGGATCCCAGAGGGTCCAGCACGCGATGCGGCGATCAAGCGTTGCTTGAGTCGCGGCGTACAGGGCACGCGACCGATGCCCCATTTCAGCCTCGGATTGGCCGCCTATGTGCAGGCGACATCACCGATCCGTCGTTACGCAGATCTCGTGACCCACCGGCAGATTCTTGCGCAGCTCTCTGCTGTTCAACCGATGGGGGAGGAGCGTCTTGGTGAACTGATCGACGATCTCGACGACCCTCTGCGCCAATCCATTCAGATCAGTCGAGAGGATCAACGCCACTGGCAACAGGTGTGGTTCGCCGAGCGTCAAAGCACCGTTTGGTCAGCAGAATTCCTGCGTTGGTTGCGCCCCCAGGATCGATTGGCCCTGGTTCATGTCAGCGACCTGGCGATGGATCTGGTGGGATGTGTCGCCTCCACAGACCCAGCTCCAGGCGACACTCTGGAGCTCAGGGTGGGTTGTGCTGATCCCGTGCGTGGGGAGTTGCAGCTTCTAATCGGTTAATCCAGAACTCCGGTGATCCGGACCCAGGGTCCCCATGGATTTTTGATCCCGCGCAGGTTCAGC
This genomic interval from Synechococcus sp. UW69 contains the following:
- a CDS encoding ribonuclease catalytic domain-containing protein; protein product: MSNSIQPGDTVAVVLKGSPLIGRLLSIKGSKAVVSFGGQRRDQGLPLRDLIAIDPEHLFDNSVLPAPEQVQDSAPSARAVVEAWQLLETDQPGGMARLSLCELGELVLTPLNLEGLAALWSWVQGSQQLFRWRRDRLLQPLTLEERASQRRQRRSERQAQRKEERQLELLRTERSLTTDEQAELGQIWIERFSHWIQLLKENPASVGSDLELQQWSIPLSIGSDAADLRHWLIVRGLLDPNQPIALRGSVWSRSFPTDLEAEAERLVALSDEEQPGDEQRIDLTHLATYSLDDAGTREIDDALSLERRDGCDWIWIHIADPSRLIGADSPLDLEARRRATSLYLADGVMPMLPLVLAAGPLSLRAGQRCAALSVAVRLGDDGAVVEHRIARSWIRPRYGLTYADGDELIDLAPPGDEALSDLSRLLLQRMRWRRSNGAVMFDRPEGRFRRCDESLTLQVIDPSPSRLMVSEAMLLMGAVVASFGQQHDLPLPYRSQPAAELPSSDELDRIPEGPARDAAIKRCLSRGVQGTRPMPHFSLGLAAYVQATSPIRRYADLVTHRQILAQLSAVQPMGEERLGELIDDLDDPLRQSIQISREDQRHWQQVWFAERQSTVWSAEFLRWLRPQDRLALVHVSDLAMDLVGCVASTDPAPGDTLELRVGCADPVRGELQLLIG